In the genome of Osmerus mordax isolate fOsmMor3 chromosome 15, fOsmMor3.pri, whole genome shotgun sequence, one region contains:
- the zbtb47b gene encoding zinc finger and BTB domain-containing protein 47, whose translation MLIVEKTTDVPTAEFSLVEDVALHFTCLMDRLNEQRLFQPDLCDVDIVLVRQCSTFPAHKGVLAAYSPFFHSLFAQSKQLRRVDLSLDALTSQGLQQILNFIYTSKLLVSSRTILDVLDAATLLQMSDIAASCHNLISSHSLRAAAAAPVDISNQEGLGATVVTPSSQRYREIKQETELRRVYTRQGSSLFSVRVEEGLVKASQHHAAFLAKQVYEEEGLGGRPDSGGRGFCKMDKSGKESEASDGHTSFNRQQIIVEVNLNNQTLNVSKGSEGKATIATETTHKFPHGHDEERDSVEEEDENEDDGQEDEGAPREEDIEDSEKEQDEEEEDEKEDNNLNIRGVEHATMERPCRGTRSLIISAEDTSALMRPDLDSAMLSSRRRGLKRKLNMESLGQKVRLEEKQHFPCKKCPRVFNNRWYLEKHMNVTHNRMQICNKCGKRFLLESELLLHHQTNCEKSIQCVTCGKVFKKLWSLHEHNKIVHGYAEKKFSCEICEKKFYTMAHVRKHMVAHTKDMPFTCETCGKSFKRSMSLKVHSLQHSGEKPFKCENCNERFQYKYQLRSHMSIHIGHKQFMCQWCGKDFNMKQYFDEHMKTHTGEKPYICEICGKSFTSRPNMKRHRRTHTGEKPYPCEVCGQRFRFSNMLKAHKEKCFQVSNPMVVSDADAPGPDQSSALVILDPATIGQVTLGLVNSVTTPIAASATMHHSSPLPLPLPHFPTPPPLFSTGQINSKN comes from the exons ctcaTAGTGGAGAAGACAACAGACGTCCCTACGGCTGAGTTTTCTCTTGTAGAGGATGTGGCCCTGCACTTCACCTGTTTGATGGACAGGCTGAATGAGCAACGCCTCTTCCAGCCCGACCTCTGTGACGTGGACATTGTTTTGGTGCGCCAGTGCAGCACCTTTCCTGCCCACAAGGGAGTGCTGGCAGCCTATAGCCCATTCTTCCATTCCCTGTTTGCCCAGAGTAAACAGCTGCGGCGTGTGGACCTGTCCTTGGATGCCCTCACCTCCCAAGGCTTGCAGCAGATCCTCAACTTCATCTACACCTCCAAGCTGCTGGTGAGCAGCCGCACTATCCTCGACGTGCTTGATGCAGCCACACTGCTGCAGATGAGCGACATTGCAGCCTCCTGCCACAATCTCATCAGCAGCCACTCACTGAGGGCAGCAGCCGCTGCACCTGTAGACATATCAAATCAAGAGGGGTTGGGAGCCACTGTGGTGACACCCTCTAgtcagaggtacagagagatcaAGCAGGAGACAGAATTAAGGCGGGTATACACACGGCAGGGGAGCAGTCTGTTCtcagtgagggtggaggaggggcttgTGAAGGCATCTCAACACCACGCAGCCTTCCTAGCCAAGCAGGTCTACGAGGAGGAAGGCCTGGGGGGGAGACCAGACTCTGGAGGAAGGGGCTTCTGTAAGATGGATAAGAGTGGGAAGGAGTCTGAGGCCTCTGATGGCCACACCTCCTTCAACAGGCAGCAGATCATTGTGGAGGTCAACCTCAATAACCAGACACTCAATGTTTCCAAAGGGTCAGAGGGCAAAGCTACCATTGCCACCGAAACCACTCATAAGTTCCCTCATGGCCACGATGAGGAGAGGGATtcagtggaagaggaggatgagaacgAGGATGATGGGCAGGAAGATGAAGGCGCACCCAGAGAAGAGGACATTGAAGACAGTGAAAAAGAGcaagatgaagaagaagaagatgagaaagaagacaacaatcTTAACATTCGAGGGGTGGAGCATGCCACGATGGAGAGGCCTTGTCGGGGGACTAGGTCTCTCATCATTTCCGCCGAAGACACCTCTGCCTTAATGCGGCCAGACCTTGACAGCGCCATGCTCAGTAGTCGGCGCCGGGGGCTTAAGAGGAAGCTGAATATGGAAAGTTTGGGCCAGAAGGTGAGGTTGGAAGAGAAGCAACACTTTCCTTGTAAAAAGTGCCCCCGTGTCTTCAACAATCGCTGGTACCTGGAGAAGCACATGAATGTGACGCACAACCGCATGCAGATCTGCAACAAGTGTGGCAAACGTTTCCTACTGGAGAGTGAGCTTCTCCTGCACCACCAGACCAACTGTGAAAAGAGCATACAG TGTGTGACATGTGGTAAAGTCTTCAAGAAGCTCTGGTCCCTCCATGAGCACAACAAGATTGTGCATGGCTACGCAGAGAAGAAATTCTCCTGTGAAATCTGTGAGAAGAAGTTCTACACCATGGCGCATGTCAGAAAACACATGGTCG CTCATACCAAGGATATGCCATTTACCTGTGAGACATGTGGGAAGTCGTTCAAGCGTAGCATGTCTCTGAAGGTACATTCTCTCCAGCACTCCGGAGAGAAGCCTTTCAAGTGTGAG aATTGCAATGAACGTTTCCAATATAAGTACCAGCTGCGCTCCCACATGAGCATTCACATCGGACATAAGCAGTTTATGTGCCAGTGGTGTGGCAAGGATTTTAACATGAAGCAGTACTTTGATGAAcacatgaaaactcacactg GAGAGAAGCCATACATCTGCGAGATTTGTGGCAAGAGCTTTACCAGCCGGCCCAACATGAAGCGCCAccgtcgcacacacacaggcgagaAGCCATACCCCTGTGAGGTGTGCGGCCAGCGCTTCCGCTTCTCCAACATGCTAAAGGCCCACAAGGAGAAGTGCTTCCAGGTCAGCAACCCAATGGTGGTCTCTGATGCTGATGCCCCAGGCCCGGACCAATCCTCTGCCCTGGTCATCTTGGACCCTGCTACAATTGGTCAGGTTACACTGGGATTGGTGAATTCCGTGACCACGCCCATTGCTGCATCAGCCACTATGCACCACAGCTCTCCCTTACCCCTGCCCCTTCCCCACTTTCCCACTCCTCCACCCTTGTTCTCAACTGGTCAGATAAATTCCAAGAACTAG